cctccttcataTTACGCCACTCGTCACAGTTCAACCTGGAGCCACTTCTTTGATGTCGTCGTCCCATCGATTATTGGGTCTACTTTGAGGACGTTCTTCCCCCCATGATCGCCGCTCCAGTAGTCGTTTACTCCACGAATCGGTATTTTATGGTATGCAGGGTAAAATATACAATTGGAATGAATCCGTGGTTTGATCCAGCGATCTCCggaattgaaagtcgcacgctcgcAGTCGTAtaacgctaggccaccagcgcttactcTGAATTTTTCTTATAACTTAATCcattctaatattataaatgcgaaagtgtgtctgtctgtctgtttgttacctcttcacgcttaaaccgctgaaccgattaagTTGTAataatttggtatgaagatagtttgagtccgggaaggacatagggtagtttttatcccaggaATCACTCTTTTAGACGGTgagaaggggggtggaaatttgtatgggaaatcgataaaaagcagattgggtagaaataagctgcccaaattactaactccacgtacttagacgaagtcgcgggcaaaagcaagtatttaatatttatattttatttttcttttaatgttTCGAATTGTTCTGTTGTTCACAGTGTGCATCAAGGTGGAGGCAGAGTTTGTGGGGGGTGAGGAGGAGGGGGAGGGACCGAGCCAGAGCGGGACGCCACGAGCTTGCGGGAGCGAGACAGAACAAAAGAAACAACATCAAGGTAAAGCTCAAACTGCAaatgttactaaatataatttttttaaaggtatATTCCATGTTTAGTTTGAGTTTGTTTATGAGTACAGCATTCTTACCGACCAAACGATATTGTCACTAATTTTCGCTTCGGGTACGTTTCAAGGTCTAGATCTGGATCGGAAACCATCACGATTTGAGGTGTCCCTCAATTCACCATGAACCCCTGAACTGGACCTGTgactaaaatgtttttttaacaaataaaacagTCATGCGAGCCACGCGCTATGAGTATAGCCGATAGCAAGAGTTTTCCGCTTTGTAACGAAAATCATCGCTCactggtagtgaatgtgttgAAAACCTTACTTACTTAACAAATTAAACGGAGAAGACAAATTGCCAAACGTGCAAAAGGCGTCGTTGAAGAATTCCGTTCAATCATCAtcagtagttccatttcatcaaATGGCACTTTTTTAATGCCTATAACAATAGGATTGGGAACTGTCAAAGGCTTgcatggcgccatcatagcttgccccgtttttctatgagatttggcttaaagggttggcatccagggcattaaaaaaacaaaaaaatttatccttttaattttattttttaaatattccctCAATACCTCATGGATCACATCTCATCAGAACTGTATTTTGACAAAATGGGACCAATCTGTTCAATGGGATCATGTATTGGGGCCCATACAtgtcacgactcttctctttccgcacagaccctactttataattatgtataaaaaaacatgtttgttTCAGATGAAGGACAAGCGACGGCACTCGAGACAGAAGCCCCGGCCAGCGCAGTGACGCAAAAAATAGAAAACCCATACTCGTGCGATGTCTGTAAAAAGGAGTTTCCCCAATTAGGCGCCTTAACTAAGCATAAACGAATTCACGCCGAAAAAACTTACCAGTGCAATACGTGTGATATGCGGTTCAGACTTCTAAGTATATTACAAGCACATGAACGCCGTCACAGAGGCGAGAAACCTTACGAATGTAAAACATGCCAAAAGCGCTTCTCGACAACGTACGATTTGAAGAAACACGAGCTAATCCATTCTGGCGAAAAACCTTACTCCTGCGACGTATGTAAAAAGCAATTTAGACAACTTCATTCGTTGAATTTACACAAACAAAATCACACAAACAAACCATATTTCTGCGAAGTATGTTATAAGAACTTCACAGGTTTAGATGCTTTGAAGGAGCATGAACGAATACACACAAAAGAAAAGAGATTTTCGTGCGATGTGTGTGGAAAAGCTTTCAGGAATTCATCTGCATTAAATGACCACAAAAGAACACACACTGGCGAGAAGCCTTATCCATGTGGCACGTGCGAAAAAGAATTTGCGAAATTGCAGGATCTAAAAACACATGAGCGTATCCACACCGGTGAGAGACCTTACTCTTGCGAAACGTGTGAAAAGAGCTTCAAACAGTGGAATCAATTAAAAGTACACAAACGATCTCACACAGGCGAGAGGCCTTATCCTTGTGGTACGTGTGATAAGCGATTTGCGCAATTAAGCCATTTGAAAGCTCACGAACGTCGTCACAGGGGCGAAAAACCTCACGCCTGCAAAACATGTCAAAAGCGCTTTTCGGAAATGTACGACCTGCAGAAACACGAGCTAATTCATACAGGAGAGAAACCTTTTGCATGTGATGTATGTGAAAAGCGATTTAGACAAACGAGtgcattgaatttacataagcAACTACACACTAGAGAAGCGTACCGCTGCGACAAATGCATTCGGGTGTTCACAGAATTGGATGATTTAAAGAATCATGAACAAGTACATTCGAAAGACAGAAGATTCCCTTGCGATGTGTGTGGAAAAGAGTTCAAGCAACCGTCTCTATTAAACAAGCACCTGAGAACACACACCGGTGAGAAGCCTTATCCCTGTGGCACGTGTGAAAAAACATATGCGAAGTTGTCTAGTTTAAAGAGACATGAGCTTACCCACACCGATTAATgtttgggttaatcaactttttcttgtcacacgttgctatggttacggtctcctgtcactcttaaaactctaggtttttcgtatttaaatgaaccaaacttgcattttttggtagttataagacctttccataatgggacatctactgagcatgttagtagaacatggtacagcagttcttctaacgatctatgctactattgtctcctcgctgatgggacagaataacaacaagaaatagttgattgacccgtTTGCAATGCACAATGTAAATGTATTACGATACATCTGAATGCTTTGCCATCTGATAATGAAGTAATGAAATTCATAATGAAGTGATAATGTAAATATGGATTTCATTTCTGTAAATATAGTTGTAAAGTTATTTGATATGTGTGAATTGTGTAATTGGCtgaaaaaaaaagcgctggtggcctagcggtaagagcgtgcgacttgcaatccggaggtcgcgggttcaaaccccggctcgtaccaatgagtttttcggaactgatgtactaaatatcatttgatatttaccagtcgcttttcggtgaaggaaaacatcgtgagttgtgaggaaaccggattaatcccaataagggcctagtttaccctctgggttggaaggtcagatggcagtcgctttcgtaaaaactagtgcccacgccaattcctgggattagttgccaagcggaccccaggctcccatgagccgtggcaaaatcccgggacaacgcgaggaagatgatgtgtAATTGGCTGAAAGTGATACTGTATGTAGAATAAGATATCATATAAACAGTATAAACACCTattcttacaaataaatatttcaatttccaattgtttggctgtttaattggacctatgccttcatttgatatggccatttcaacttttataagtttgaaactcgttaaataatggaatttgtatgcaacattgcagtcccgaaatcgagactgcaatgtttttaactttttaattttttgactgaccataaactacgcacttcgcgaccaattttttaaccggcaacgtcgacttttcCGTCCATGTTTGAGGAAAAATAATTATTCAAgtaggctttataataaataaataagcacttttgacaAGTCATACAAAATATACGTAAGTTGAATTTGAAAACACAATTCTAGTTTCTTTATGCTACTTACAACTTTGCTATTTATAGAAACTTCTTATATttgaacagtcagcagcagaagttgctaagcgggcgaggtgttcaaaattaccatgACGCGCTCtttttctcttaacaataaagtcgcgtcaagatcattttgaacacctcgcctgcttagcaactattgctgctgactgaacCGTAGAATTATGTAAAATACAGCTATTAACGATAACTTGCATCTTTAAATTTAACTTAAAGACATTCGCTCCGTAGAAAAGCTCTAAAGACCGCCTTTGCACTTAAAATTGCAGTGCCTACCTTAGGGCGTTAAATTAGTGTGTATCTTTTCGTGtgtttttatgttttgtttcattCTGCACCTGTATTCGCAATAACTACACTGAAAAGGCTTTTCACCTGTGTGTATCATTTAATGTCGCTGAAGTTCTGCTGAAGTTTTGCATTTGTAGTCACCAGTGATCGTTTATTTTCCAGCAactttggtgcagcattgttggttaaaagcatctgtatgccctactctaggtggaatagatcattagggttaataacagtaatattaaccttaaccaatcctctccctagttaaaaaattaagaaaatcctttttttactatgctgcaccaaaattgaaggaaaattaacgatcactggtagTCACAGTTACTACAGTCAAAAGGCTTTTTATCTGTGTGTCATCTCGTGAACCCGTAAGCTTGATCTATGGCGGCTCCTGTGGTCACAGCACCTACACTTGAAAGGTTTCTCGCCAGTATGAAACATCATGTGAGACGATAAGTTTTCTTTCCGCTTACATTTGTATTCGCAATAACTACATTGAAAAGCCTTTTCAACCTTGTGTATTATTTGATGACGTCGTAGTTGTGATGTGCTTCTGCACCGGTAGTCACAGTTACTACAGGCAAAAGGTTTTTCCCCAGTGTGTCCGGTCTCGTGATATCGTAACAATACCAATCACAGTCCCAATACCAATTTAAAGGGGTTGTCCCCAGTGTGTTTTATCTCGTGATATCGTAACTGTGCCATCCGCTGGCACTTGTAATCACAGTAGTTACATGTGACGCGGTAGTCACCAGTGTGTTTCATTTCGCGAGTTCGTAAGGTTCCACCAGTGTGGACCTTCAGATGCCGCCGtaaataactttttaaattgctctgataattgcAGGAGCTACATTTAAATGGTTTATCATCACTGTGTGTCATCGCGTGGGTCAGCAAGTGTTTTGTGACGGCTGCTGTAGTCATAGCACCTACACTTGAATGGCTTTTCAACAGTATGGattagggatgttgcgaattaccgcatccgcataaaatcgatgcggagtttaatgcggatgcggatgtggaacaggtcggtacaggaacgtcttagcatcggcctaagtgctagactgctaggtaatttagtcattagccaaaaaacctactagaaatgagcagtcaagcgtgagtgggacttaatattAGTACGGACCctaggaacgcgagtccgactcgcacttggccggttttttgaaataaaaatgactaaaatgtaatatttgacgtttttaatttttatgtacctaacttgacattcgcatccgcggatgtgagcctttaaaaatccgcatctgcggatgtcaaaaaatcggcatccgcaacattccTGGTATGGATCTTCAGATGCCGCCGTAAATTACGTTTTAAATTGGTCTGGTAATCGCAGGAGCTACATTTAAACGGCTTTTCGCTAGTGTGAATCATCAGGTGTTTCCATAACACACTTTTAGCAATGCACGTGTAGTCGCAGTAGCTACATCTAACAGATTTTGCACCAGTATGAGCTAACAGGTGCCTCCGTAAATTACTTTTACAATTGCTCCGGTAATCGCAGATGTTACATTTAAATGGCTTTTCATCAGTGTGTGTCATCTCGTGAGTCTTCAAGTTTCCAGAACGAACGCTCCTGAAGTCGCAGTGCCTACACTTGAAAGGCATTTCACTGGTATGGATCTTAAGGTGCCtcgttaaataatattttaaatgagtCCGATAACTGCAGTAATTACACCTGAGAGGCTTTTCACCAGTGTGAATCATCAGGTGAATTAACAAATTTGCTTTCCGCGTTGTCTTGTAATCACAGTGGTCACATTTAATGGGTTTGTCACTAGGTTTTCTAACCTTGTGTGACACTTGTTGACGATCTAAAGCAATGTTTTCTCGGGATGAATTACTCGATGGTCCTAACGACAAGTGAGTGTGCATGTGTTTCTTCAAATCCGAATTGTTCCTGAACCATTTGCCGCAATGGTGACATTGATAGATGGTGGTGGTGACATGGGGTGTGGGTGCGGGCTCGGTGGCGTGCAGCTTGTATGTGCGGCGCCCGACCCGGCAggtgcgccgcgccgcgtccaCCAGCAGGCGCTCCAGCCTGACCGAGCACGAGCCGCGCCGACCCGACACCACCGCAGAGGAGACGAGAGCAAGCGCTGCAACacgataaaattataataaaggcTTATCTGCTAATAGACCATGCAGAATAAAATCGCACTACTCTAGCATAAAATCCAATTTGTACTAATTTACTATGTACACGTTGTACAttctattaactcacatttaattttatagacGGGTTAATCGCGAATTTATAAacgtgagttaatatgtgttcaaaacgagaaagttttaaatattatgttgtaCATTCTACTGTAAAAAAGATAGAGGTGGTAGAATACGGACTTATTAGCAATAAccccgcctgttgtctgcctctgtCTGTCTTTAATCAATCTGgaggcacggtagtgcccccgtcaagacgagcaaagcgaagcgcaaagGCACTATTTATTTTAGCCCTCTTTTGTATTGTTATTGACTTTCCTCTAGTCTATTGTACTCAGTGCTATATTTGTCTACCGTTCTTCATCAATTATcgtctactcaaaggttaactggaagaaatcccttaaagggataagttcgcctttgtactgcctatcctgtgccataaatttgtgttttgtaaaataaagagtttatacatacatacatactaagtacttaccttttctcgaagcgattcgtcgtttttttgaaccctcataacttgggtttctATACCAGatgaacaaaactctcgggatatgatgtcaatagtggacttgttaagcataaaaaaattcaattgcataCCTCTTAtacttttgattttatttatatctaaaacGAATAAACCTCTTTTATATTGTCATATTGCCATTGTGATTTTTGTATATACTTGTGAAACGAAAATCAACTTACCATTACCATTCACCACCAGGTTGACTATGGGGTGGTGCGGGCGCTCCGGCCCCAGCACGAGCTCGTCCTTGACCTGGTGCTCGTCGTACAGGCCGGCCAGCATGGCGGCCTCGCTCACGCCGCACCCGGCTGTGCTGTCCTCACACTCCTCCTTCACACACGCCTCTTCATCCACAAATCCGGCTTCCTCCTTCACTGTTACTGAAACAATGCTTTTAAATTTAACCTTTtattttaaccgccatagactgatatataagacatacaaaatcggacTCATTTCGCCGCtatctgataaataagacaaaactttgtgtaacttcgtaccccccggcgacacgagcacgctcaatgacgtattctatggcggttaaaaggttaatttgtgaatttctgctatttttaaggaagtaacatgtaaattttcaatcagaaataaatattatctatctatctatctatctatctaattaaCAAGATTACAAGACACTATGATGCATGTTCCATTCAGATAAATTTAGCAGGAGCACCAAAAACTGGAGACATGTTATCTAGTATGCTCAAATTTTGAtacattagtagtagtagtactcTATTGTACAGTTTTTCCAATCGTGCAGTAGGATGTTGTGTTGTGAGAGACATATTATACCAGCCATATGATTTTACATACTTTTCTGCCACAGATGCATAAAATACACGAAATGGGTTCGTATTGATTGGCAAACCACTCGAGTAGGTACACAAATCATACAATTAGACTAATTTCTTTACTGTTACTTAGGAAAAAAACCAACAAAATTGTTGACGGAGTCTTTATTCAGAGGCTCGTGTCATTTTGAGTTGCTCTTAAAAAGACTCAACAAAGGACTCGACTCCAGACTTGTCCTTTGTTGTCTAgatagaaaaaaccggccaagtgcgagtcggactcgcgcacggagggttccgcaccatcaacaaaaaatagagcaaaacaagcaaaaaaatggtcacccatccaagtactgaccccgcccgacgttgcttaa
Above is a window of Cydia amplana chromosome 26, ilCydAmpl1.1, whole genome shotgun sequence DNA encoding:
- the LOC134659984 gene encoding zinc finger protein 664-like, whose product is MEEVRVKEEFPDMEAAGLKQEPPEEAEAVNGVLPSDLVFTEHVCIKVEAEFVGGEEEGEGPSQSGTPRACGSETEQKKQHQDEGQATALETEAPASAVTQKIENPYSCDVCKKEFPQLGALTKHKRIHAEKTYQCNTCDMRFRLLSILQAHERRHRGEKPYECKTCQKRFSTTYDLKKHELIHSGEKPYSCDVCKKQFRQLHSLNLHKQNHTNKPYFCEVCYKNFTGLDALKEHERIHTKEKRFSCDVCGKAFRNSSALNDHKRTHTGEKPYPCGTCEKEFAKLQDLKTHERIHTGERPYSCETCEKSFKQWNQLKVHKRSHTGERPYPCGTCDKRFAQLSHLKAHERRHRGEKPHACKTCQKRFSEMYDLQKHELIHTGEKPFACDVCEKRFRQTSALNLHKQLHTREAYRCDKCIRVFTELDDLKNHEQVHSKDRRFPCDVCGKEFKQPSLLNKHLRTHTGEKPYPCGTCEKTYAKLSSLKRHELTHTD